In Paenibacillus hexagrammi, the following are encoded in one genomic region:
- a CDS encoding peptidase inhibitor family I36 protein has translation MQNKTISKKPGVRKAVITQTLPTLVLWENNNQTGRRLRFRGNLGVRTLVIFNFNDLLSSFVFTGNRNSTLVLFRDINYQGPRRVFRGSIEVDSLPDFNDQTSSFIMSRRRLTNAEIDDIQARRVAPENFAEVLGNGTVAMNRKNVKR, from the coding sequence ATGCAGAATAAGACTATTTCAAAAAAACCAGGAGTTAGAAAAGCAGTTATTACGCAAACCCTGCCTACACTAGTTCTCTGGGAAAATAACAATCAAACTGGTCGCCGTCTGCGTTTTCGCGGTAACCTAGGAGTGCGCACCCTAGTGATCTTTAATTTTAATGATCTCTTGTCGAGTTTTGTGTTCACAGGCAATCGCAACAGCACCCTTGTGCTTTTCCGGGATATCAATTACCAAGGCCCCCGCAGGGTGTTTCGCGGCTCCATCGAAGTAGACAGCTTGCCTGACTTCAATGATCAGACATCATCCTTCATCATGTCGCGCAGACGATTGACCAATGCTGAGATCGACGACATTCAAGCGCGTCGAGTTGCACCTGAAAACTTCGCCGAGGTTCTCGGAAACGGGACCGTTGCCATGAACAGAAAGAATGTAAAGCGATAA
- a CDS encoding FAD:protein FMN transferase produces MVQIVKKSKLMMDTVIEIKVVTSRSPLDIEPVIEQAFNAFRKVEQACSRFTPESELMKACQQIRTPVPISSWLFQPLKFALEMAEWTQGIFDPTIGKTLEMYGFNQHYLTKEIASSLAVDDTSYRDVILNDHDRTMTLNRPLVIDLGAVAKGFAIDLAAQVLTSFQGFVINAGGDLYAGGLDETGHAWQIGIQHPEQANHIIDSIHVTNEAVCTSGSYVRRSKVREDIHHIINPISKQSPHELTSCSIVAPYAMMADVCSTVVCLYGLEQGKRMINDMELKGILITSNLHVERVGGI; encoded by the coding sequence AGATATTGAGCCTGTGATAGAGCAAGCATTTAATGCGTTTCGAAAGGTAGAACAAGCTTGCAGCCGGTTCACTCCCGAAAGCGAATTGATGAAAGCATGCCAGCAGATTAGAACGCCTGTTCCAATCAGTTCATGGTTATTTCAACCCTTGAAGTTTGCTTTGGAAATGGCGGAATGGACACAGGGGATATTTGACCCCACAATCGGAAAAACACTGGAAATGTACGGCTTCAATCAACATTATTTAACCAAAGAAATCGCTTCAAGCCTAGCTGTAGATGACACTTCTTATCGGGATGTGATCTTAAACGATCATGATCGAACGATGACCTTGAATCGGCCGCTTGTGATTGATTTAGGTGCGGTTGCCAAAGGATTTGCTATTGACTTAGCCGCTCAAGTATTAACTAGCTTTCAAGGTTTTGTCATTAATGCGGGTGGAGACCTATATGCTGGTGGGTTGGATGAAACAGGACATGCTTGGCAAATCGGAATTCAGCATCCGGAGCAAGCGAATCACATCATAGACTCCATTCATGTAACCAACGAAGCGGTATGTACATCTGGCAGCTACGTGCGAAGAAGCAAAGTCAGAGAAGATATCCATCATATTATTAACCCGATCAGCAAACAATCTCCACATGAGTTGACTAGCTGCAGCATTGTGGCCCCCTACGCCATGATGGCGGATGTATGCTCAACAGTCGTCTGCTTATATGGCTTGGAACAAGGCAAGAGAATGATCAACGACATGGAACTGAAGGGGATTTTGATAACATCGAATTTGCATGTGGAAAGAGTAGGAGGGATCTAA
- a CDS encoding RnfABCDGE type electron transport complex subunit D, which translates to MSAQPWHKKPKSYVIISLAVILLIAALLSSDSKGIFNAIVAGITAVGMDWICFRLRKRKKWIPDGAVITGLIIALILSTATTWYIVAITATMAILSKHLLVYKNKPVFNPAVFGLLLSILCFQTGQSWWGAFGDLPAWTIGFLLVAGYAVTSRVNKFPQVFAFLSLYFLSLFLLGLIHVGGAADAFRPPFINASLFFALFMLTDPPTSPVSNKDQVVFGLLSAIVGVIIYSYFGGLMYLFIGLLISNAYHVIRSRTVSNIVYNSKRNPPISK; encoded by the coding sequence ATGTCAGCTCAACCATGGCATAAAAAACCGAAGAGCTATGTCATCATTTCCTTGGCGGTCATTCTACTTATAGCCGCGTTACTCTCATCGGACAGTAAAGGAATCTTTAATGCCATTGTTGCTGGGATTACTGCTGTAGGGATGGATTGGATTTGCTTTCGTCTGAGAAAAAGAAAAAAATGGATTCCGGATGGTGCTGTGATCACAGGCCTTATTATCGCCTTAATTTTAAGTACCGCAACTACATGGTATATCGTGGCAATCACTGCGACCATGGCTATCTTATCTAAGCATTTACTCGTATATAAAAATAAACCGGTGTTCAATCCGGCTGTCTTTGGTCTGCTGTTATCCATTCTCTGTTTTCAAACCGGACAGAGCTGGTGGGGTGCATTTGGAGATCTTCCAGCGTGGACAATCGGATTCCTGCTCGTAGCCGGTTACGCGGTAACCAGTCGAGTTAACAAATTTCCACAAGTATTTGCATTTCTTAGCTTGTATTTTTTGTCATTATTCTTGCTGGGGCTCATACATGTGGGAGGAGCTGCCGATGCATTTCGACCTCCTTTTATAAACGCGTCATTGTTCTTTGCACTATTTATGCTGACAGACCCGCCAACCTCACCCGTCTCCAATAAAGATCAAGTGGTGTTTGGTTTGCTGAGCGCAATCGTAGGAGTGATTATTTATAGTTATTTTGGCGGACTTATGTACTTATTTATCGGATTGCTTATTAGCAATGCTTATCACGTGATTAGATCAAGAACCGTGTCAAATATTGTTTACAACAGCAAGCGAAACCCTCCAATTTCTAAGTAG
- a CDS encoding response regulator transcription factor, producing the protein MIRILLVEDEVDMAQALAKGLRREGYAVDIAEDGAAGWEMAEVNRYNLVLLDLNLPVMDGFEVCKRLRQSQPRLSIIMLTARHDSHNIINGLDVGADDYIGKPFHYHELLARIRVQLRRETPLKVSRLAYRDLLLDSAARTVMQAGRYLPLTRKEFAILEYMLLNAEATISAETLLEHIWDAHADPFSTTVRVHINSLRRKLAAGRLADHTEPYIITVQGEGYRLHSGAHVEAVCFE; encoded by the coding sequence ATGATACGGATTTTACTGGTAGAGGATGAAGTAGATATGGCGCAGGCGTTGGCCAAGGGCTTGCGCCGGGAAGGGTATGCGGTGGATATTGCAGAGGATGGTGCGGCAGGGTGGGAGATGGCAGAAGTGAATCGCTACAATCTTGTGTTACTGGATCTTAATCTTCCTGTAATGGATGGCTTCGAGGTCTGCAAGAGACTCCGACAATCACAACCCCGTCTTTCTATCATCATGTTAACTGCTCGTCACGATTCTCATAACATTATCAATGGGCTTGACGTAGGGGCAGATGATTATATCGGAAAGCCCTTTCATTACCACGAGTTGTTGGCCCGGATTCGCGTGCAACTACGGCGGGAAACTCCACTTAAGGTTTCTCGCCTTGCTTATCGGGATCTGTTACTGGACTCGGCTGCTCGAACTGTCATGCAAGCGGGGAGGTACTTGCCGCTGACCCGCAAGGAATTTGCGATCTTGGAGTATATGTTATTGAACGCAGAGGCAACGATATCAGCGGAAACTTTACTTGAGCACATCTGGGATGCCCATGCCGACCCGTTTAGTACGACCGTACGTGTTCATATAAATTCTTTACGCCGGAAGCTTGCCGCCGGAAGACTTGCCGATCATACGGAACCCTATATCATAACGGTGCAAGGTGAGGGATATCGTCTGCATTCGGGGGCTCATGTTGAGGCGGTGTGCTTCGAATGA
- a CDS encoding sensor histidine kinase, translated as MKRYRLSLRTRLALYTTSVLMMLCLIFAGLLAIFSHSTPILPNMLFSFAFTVIAGMVSSYWVSGLALRPVREMSEAVAGIDSRTLHTRLRLEEWEEELRDLGLSFNSMLDRLEAAFRQQSRFISDASHELRTPLAILRTQLDVLVLSPDDPADREDFRLAADRMLSRLESLVEDLLLLSDGRYAPGDDETFDLRQLLHDIIVEIKPISRTLGVSIRLEVLLQQPMDNVVGSRHLWFHVFHNVIENAVRYNRQGGEVNILITSEAENLVVLVNDTGIGIRAHQRDLIFERFYRVESSRNRNQGGSGLGLSIARHLTEMMGGQLELEHTDENGSRFKITLTSFARPERI; from the coding sequence ATGAAGAGATACCGCCTCTCTTTGCGTACTCGATTAGCGCTCTACACCACCTCCGTTCTTATGATGCTGTGTTTGATTTTTGCCGGCTTGCTTGCTATCTTTTCTCACTCCACCCCGATCTTGCCGAACATGCTGTTCAGCTTTGCTTTCACTGTAATTGCGGGGATGGTTAGCTCGTATTGGGTCTCAGGGCTTGCTTTAAGACCTGTTCGCGAAATGAGCGAAGCAGTTGCCGGAATCGATAGCCGCACCCTTCATACCCGGTTACGTTTGGAAGAATGGGAAGAAGAACTGCGCGACCTCGGCCTGTCATTCAACTCCATGCTGGATCGGTTAGAGGCTGCATTCCGTCAACAGAGCCGATTCATTAGCGATGCGTCGCACGAGTTGCGCACTCCGTTGGCCATACTGAGAACGCAGCTGGATGTGCTTGTTCTATCTCCGGATGATCCTGCAGACAGGGAAGACTTCCGACTTGCTGCGGATCGCATGTTAAGCCGTCTGGAATCACTTGTTGAAGACTTGCTTCTTTTGTCCGACGGCAGATATGCCCCGGGAGATGACGAGACTTTCGATTTGCGGCAGTTGCTGCATGATATCATAGTGGAAATTAAACCGATCTCACGAACGCTTGGGGTTTCTATACGGCTGGAAGTCCTTTTGCAGCAACCTATGGATAACGTGGTCGGCAGTCGACATCTATGGTTCCATGTTTTTCATAATGTGATCGAGAATGCAGTTCGCTACAACCGACAGGGCGGTGAAGTCAACATTCTTATAACTTCGGAAGCCGAGAACTTGGTAGTACTTGTGAATGACACGGGCATTGGCATTCGTGCTCACCAGAGAGATCTCATTTTTGAACGGTTTTATCGAGTAGAATCGTCGCGTAACCGCAACCAAGGCGGCTCGGGGCTCGGACTCTCCATCGCGAGGCATCTGACCGAGATGATGGGTGGGCAACTGGAGTTAGAACACACCGACGAAAACGGGAGCAGATTCAAAATAACACTTACATCATTTGCTAGGCCAGAACGAATATGA
- a CDS encoding TetR/AcrR family transcriptional regulator: MPRNPEEFERIRQAAKEKIHAAAMLLFIKKGYHATSIEDVSRQAQISKGLLYNYYKGKEDLLAAMVQVRIGEVAEVMENAAALPKPADQLRHIVVGALENVYQRPDIYRFYLNLQTQPQDDQILGAYGRKLSEASRTQFEVQCRMFQQMGVKEPKLRALYFSSALNGAMLMISSYPDLPVDLMKEQMIREYCTGE, translated from the coding sequence TTGCCCCGTAATCCCGAAGAGTTTGAACGAATTCGACAAGCTGCAAAAGAAAAAATTCATGCAGCGGCGATGCTGCTTTTTATAAAGAAAGGGTATCATGCCACGTCAATAGAAGATGTCTCTAGACAAGCGCAGATATCCAAGGGTCTTCTTTACAATTACTACAAAGGAAAAGAAGACTTATTGGCCGCAATGGTTCAAGTTCGAATTGGAGAAGTAGCTGAGGTCATGGAAAATGCCGCAGCACTTCCAAAGCCGGCTGATCAGCTCCGACATATCGTTGTGGGAGCATTAGAGAATGTTTACCAGCGTCCCGACATATACAGATTTTACTTGAATTTACAGACTCAGCCACAAGATGACCAAATTCTTGGAGCATATGGGCGTAAGCTAAGCGAAGCGTCCCGTACGCAGTTCGAAGTCCAATGTCGTATGTTTCAACAGATGGGGGTTAAGGAGCCTAAGCTTCGTGCGCTCTATTTTTCTTCCGCCTTAAACGGAGCGATGCTGATGATTTCAAGTTATCCTGATTTACCGGTAGACCTGATGAAAGAACAGATGATTAGAGAATATTGCACGGGCGAATAG
- a CDS encoding winged helix-turn-helix domain-containing protein has product MASRVLVIEVEEHIARQLQLEFAHVGNRVELACEGSEETDGELIRHNSMIYRLHETIVNLRSREVFQNGININFTSKEFELLVYLIEHRNEVLSRERILNDVWGYDFRGSSNLVDVYIRFIRKKLIAPYPHIRTIRGVGYILEDQQE; this is encoded by the coding sequence ATGGCAAGTAGAGTACTTGTAATTGAAGTTGAGGAACACATAGCAAGGCAGCTGCAGTTAGAATTCGCACATGTCGGAAATCGTGTAGAGTTAGCTTGTGAGGGTTCAGAAGAGACCGATGGCGAACTTATTAGGCATAACTCCATGATCTATAGGCTTCATGAAACAATCGTGAATCTTCGATCAAGAGAAGTGTTTCAGAATGGGATCAACATCAATTTTACATCAAAAGAATTTGAGCTTCTTGTTTATTTGATCGAACATCGAAATGAAGTTCTTAGTCGGGAACGAATCCTAAACGACGTGTGGGGATACGATTTTCGGGGAAGTTCTAATCTGGTGGATGTATATATCCGCTTTATTCGAAAAAAGCTAATCGCGCCCTATCCGCATATTCGAACCATACGTGGTGTTGGGTATATCCTAGAGGACCAACAGGAATGA
- a CDS encoding alpha/beta fold hydrolase, translating to METHMKKIELNGLLFQYRETGRPSAPPLVALHALGLNAESWDEVASILGGKYRVLALDQRGHGGSVRTDEYSFELMRDDLFHFANAMDLEKFTLMGHSMGGTVSYLFSEAYPRRVERLVVEDTPPPFTGKFFEFPPEPSEPLPFDWKVVPSIIQQLNEPNPEWWDRLSEILTPTLLIGGGDASHVPQEKLLEVSKLIPNCQLITVDGAGHFVHLAKLDAFLNAVKPF from the coding sequence ATGGAAACACATATGAAGAAGATTGAATTGAATGGACTCCTGTTTCAGTATCGGGAAACTGGTCGACCATCTGCGCCGCCTCTGGTTGCACTTCATGCTTTAGGCTTAAACGCTGAGTCTTGGGATGAAGTTGCCTCTATTTTAGGGGGAAAATACCGCGTCTTGGCTCTAGATCAGCGCGGACACGGAGGCAGCGTTAGGACGGATGAGTATTCTTTTGAGCTTATGCGTGATGATCTGTTTCATTTTGCGAACGCCATGGATCTGGAAAAATTTACATTGATGGGTCATTCTATGGGGGGGACTGTTTCGTACCTTTTCTCGGAAGCCTATCCACGTAGAGTTGAGCGCCTTGTTGTGGAAGATACGCCTCCCCCATTTACCGGCAAATTTTTTGAATTCCCGCCAGAACCATCCGAGCCGCTTCCCTTCGATTGGAAAGTGGTGCCTTCGATTATCCAGCAACTTAACGAACCCAATCCCGAATGGTGGGACCGTCTATCTGAAATTCTTACACCAACTCTTCTCATTGGAGGCGGGGATGCCAGCCATGTTCCGCAAGAAAAGCTATTGGAGGTTTCTAAGCTTATTCCTAATTGTCAATTAATTACGGTTGACGGTGCGGGACATTTCGTTCATCTTGCTAAATTGGATGCCTTTTTGAATGCTGTAAAACCTTTTTAA
- a CDS encoding glycosyltransferase family 4 protein, translating to MRILIIAPEQIPVPPPVGGSVEHNIYQIAKKISSKHQVTIISRLRPNYPRKTILGHITIIRVAGSNKQAYLSNVVHTIKRQRYDLIQIDNRPKFVQTIRKTFPLTPISIFLHSTTFISSPITTKKQATSDLRQANLVIGNSLSLQKHLKRNFPIISRKVRFVHLGVDVNQYRPRKKKSAGLHRPFVILFAGRLIPLKGIPVLMKATQIVRKSIPTAKLQIAGGTGKPSYKKYLKQLASTLRIPVTFKGYVPRSQMPSFYRSGDCFVCPSQRHEAFGLVNVEAMASGIPVVASRIGGIPEIIKHQHNGILVSNYKRPEAFAKEIVHLAKNPSKAYRIAKHARLDATKKFSWRATARKLENIYSSKISE from the coding sequence ATGCGTATTCTGATTATTGCCCCTGAACAAATACCCGTACCTCCCCCTGTCGGAGGCTCGGTGGAACACAACATCTATCAAATTGCCAAAAAGATTTCTTCCAAGCACCAAGTAACCATTATTAGTCGATTACGTCCCAACTACCCGAGGAAAACGATCCTAGGCCATATTACTATTATTCGAGTAGCTGGCAGTAATAAACAAGCTTACCTATCTAATGTAGTTCATACGATCAAACGTCAGCGCTACGATCTGATTCAAATCGATAATCGCCCTAAATTCGTGCAAACGATTAGAAAAACCTTCCCTCTTACTCCAATTTCTATATTTTTACATTCAACAACTTTCATATCCTCTCCAATAACAACCAAAAAACAAGCCACGAGCGATCTTAGGCAAGCTAATCTCGTTATTGGCAACAGCCTGTCACTTCAAAAGCATTTGAAAAGAAACTTCCCAATCATAAGTCGTAAGGTTCGTTTTGTTCATCTTGGCGTAGATGTTAATCAGTACCGACCTCGTAAGAAGAAATCGGCGGGCTTACATCGTCCTTTTGTCATTCTTTTTGCTGGGAGACTTATTCCTCTCAAAGGGATCCCCGTTCTGATGAAAGCAACTCAGATTGTTAGAAAGTCCATTCCTACTGCTAAACTTCAAATTGCGGGCGGAACTGGCAAGCCAAGCTACAAGAAATACTTGAAGCAGCTCGCTTCAACACTTCGAATTCCAGTTACATTTAAAGGGTATGTTCCACGGAGTCAAATGCCTAGCTTTTACCGATCTGGGGATTGTTTCGTTTGTCCGTCGCAGCGCCATGAAGCGTTTGGATTAGTGAATGTAGAAGCTATGGCTTCCGGCATTCCAGTAGTTGCTTCTAGAATCGGAGGTATTCCAGAGATTATTAAGCATCAACATAACGGAATTTTGGTTTCTAACTACAAAAGACCTGAGGCATTTGCCAAAGAAATTGTTCATTTAGCCAAGAATCCTTCGAAGGCATACAGAATCGCCAAGCATGCCCGGCTGGATGCAACGAAAAAATTCAGTTGGCGAGCTACGGCTAGAAAGCTTGAAAACATTTATTCTTCCAAAATTTCCGAATAA
- a CDS encoding YheC/YheD family protein, producing MVGRARTIGSKWVKTKVLLLNKELRKFVPETRVYNQANLLYMLKKHKMVYVKPINGTSGQGVIRVEKNDKYRYQAGQTAKSFGTFQGLFAALSKAKLNRSYLIQQGIHLLTHQKRIFDARLMVQKVTHKNWETTGYIGRVAHPRKIVTNFHNSGKPLSLEVLLGSYLKNQKKHDYIRSLRYLGYRIATHYQKSYPGFREIGIDIGIDKNLKPWVIEVNTAPDPFIFNQLKDKKMFVKVLRHARANGRFLRVKRK from the coding sequence ATGGTGGGTAGAGCAAGAACAATTGGAAGCAAATGGGTTAAAACAAAGGTCCTCTTATTAAATAAAGAACTTCGCAAATTTGTTCCAGAAACAAGAGTCTATAATCAAGCGAACCTTCTTTATATGTTAAAAAAGCATAAAATGGTTTATGTAAAACCAATCAATGGCACTTCCGGACAAGGTGTTATTCGTGTCGAGAAAAATGATAAATACCGTTATCAGGCAGGTCAAACAGCGAAGTCATTTGGAACGTTTCAAGGCCTATTCGCCGCTCTTAGCAAAGCCAAGTTAAACAGATCCTATCTTATCCAGCAAGGTATTCATCTCTTAACACACCAGAAGCGAATCTTCGACGCGCGTCTTATGGTTCAAAAAGTCACGCACAAAAATTGGGAAACAACGGGGTATATCGGCCGAGTAGCTCACCCCCGCAAAATAGTGACGAACTTCCACAATAGCGGCAAACCGCTGTCTTTAGAGGTATTGCTCGGCTCCTATTTAAAAAATCAGAAGAAACATGATTATATCAGAAGCTTACGATACTTAGGGTATCGAATTGCAACGCACTACCAGAAGAGCTATCCCGGATTTAGAGAAATTGGTATTGACATCGGAATCGATAAGAATCTGAAGCCTTGGGTGATAGAAGTCAACACAGCCCCAGATCCCTTCATATTCAACCAGTTAAAAGATAAAAAAATGTTTGTTAAAGTACTTAGACACGCAAGAGCAAACGGCCGGTTTCTACGTGTAAAACGCAAGTAA
- a CDS encoding DUF6891 domain-containing protein, with the protein MIEQIELLVRSGFYSIEEIFEIVTEEYDIPIDNKQLQIEINSLFHSHMEASNQWARPTHFEQLVAVFDMLCDGGIIALHNAGITISDGIDDAYECYEELIERGKLPAGYCFYHEQDLRRAIESNVLPIAFGTFRENPEHALKVAEVIISFLESFGFHVHWNGDIDSRIELRDFEWRKMYTEHDSYGLKRAVEIIEESNYDLAFNAPRPVEIDDHITATDIPAYTRHTFSEIKHLLPADCWAYSRDEKNNGEFENETVLVYEGNLTVEQIHLDYPLGIDAVREEHEQQSVFLILVTGDLIVNNYIYNEYTDGSTGLIVLGNVQASNMIVGGQEIYIGGNLAVKELFWGDYNHGMLSVCGNVETSFFVETDEYDVRIKGERHFKKHWVDADECNVNDVQTMLAEGCYWLEDHDNYDVGQIPLCKEGMFERLKANQPLLMEGWPKVPPQIFENEELSVNNVQRILASSLFGEDVMYSFYLDDVSIRVSRPYLNEDGKKNRRQYISAAG; encoded by the coding sequence ATGATCGAACAAATTGAACTGCTCGTCAGATCAGGTTTCTATAGCATAGAGGAAATCTTCGAAATAGTAACGGAAGAATATGACATTCCAATTGATAACAAACAGCTTCAGATAGAAATTAACAGCTTGTTCCATAGTCATATGGAAGCTTCTAATCAATGGGCTCGCCCAACTCATTTTGAACAACTTGTGGCGGTCTTTGATATGCTTTGCGATGGAGGTATCATTGCTCTGCATAACGCCGGCATTACAATAAGCGACGGGATTGACGATGCGTATGAATGTTATGAAGAATTGATTGAACGAGGAAAATTGCCTGCAGGCTACTGTTTTTATCACGAGCAGGATCTGAGGAGAGCTATTGAAAGTAATGTGCTGCCTATTGCTTTTGGCACGTTCAGAGAAAATCCGGAACACGCTTTAAAAGTTGCGGAGGTCATCATATCGTTTCTTGAAAGCTTTGGATTTCATGTGCACTGGAATGGCGACATCGATAGCCGTATTGAATTGCGGGACTTTGAATGGAGAAAGATGTACACCGAGCATGATTCTTATGGGTTGAAACGTGCTGTAGAAATTATTGAGGAATCCAATTATGACCTTGCCTTCAATGCTCCGCGACCTGTCGAGATTGATGACCATATTACGGCTACAGACATACCTGCTTATACCAGACATACGTTCTCTGAAATCAAGCACTTGCTCCCCGCAGACTGCTGGGCTTATTCCCGTGATGAGAAGAATAACGGCGAATTTGAAAATGAAACGGTGCTAGTCTATGAAGGAAACCTGACCGTTGAACAAATTCATCTTGATTATCCATTGGGTATTGATGCGGTAAGAGAAGAACACGAGCAGCAATCGGTGTTTTTAATCCTGGTAACAGGAGATTTGATTGTCAACAACTACATATATAATGAATATACGGATGGTTCAACAGGCTTGATTGTACTAGGCAATGTACAAGCCTCCAATATGATTGTAGGCGGTCAAGAAATTTATATCGGGGGCAATCTGGCAGTCAAGGAATTATTTTGGGGCGACTATAACCATGGAATGCTTAGCGTATGCGGAAACGTCGAGACTTCTTTTTTTGTAGAAACAGACGAATACGATGTCCGAATAAAGGGTGAACGCCATTTTAAGAAGCATTGGGTTGATGCTGATGAATGTAATGTAAATGACGTTCAAACAATGCTGGCGGAAGGATGCTACTGGTTGGAAGATCATGACAATTATGACGTGGGTCAAATACCGCTATGTAAAGAAGGCATGTTTGAAAGACTAAAGGCAAACCAGCCCCTGCTCATGGAAGGATGGCCGAAAGTACCGCCTCAGATTTTTGAGAATGAAGAATTGAGCGTGAACAATGTACAACGAATCCTAGCCTCTTCCTTATTCGGGGAGGACGTTATGTACAGTTTTTATTTAGATGATGTCAGCATAAGGGTGAGTCGGCCTTATCTTAATGAAGACGGCAAAAAAAATCGGAGGCAATATATATCTGCTGCAGGATGA